From the Marinomonas sp. THO17 genome, one window contains:
- the ypfH gene encoding esterase encodes MPSIVIHTSSSPTHLFLLFHGVGATPQSLEPLGKLIALDHPNAAVVSVEAPEVSDLGQGFQWFSIKGVTEKNRLSRIEKALPSFVECVQSWQAEFQASYQNTCLIGFSQGAIMSLSSSQLSSSSLASRIISLSGRFATLPQIAPKETQIIFFHGENDEIINIEFAKNAYHALVALGADTELHTIPQLGHAITQAEADKLLSLLKQN; translated from the coding sequence ATGCCCTCTATTGTTATTCACACTTCATCCTCACCCACTCATTTATTTTTACTATTCCACGGAGTCGGTGCAACGCCACAAAGTCTTGAACCACTAGGTAAGCTCATTGCGTTAGATCATCCTAATGCTGCAGTTGTATCAGTAGAGGCCCCCGAAGTGTCCGACCTTGGACAAGGTTTTCAATGGTTTTCTATAAAGGGTGTCACAGAAAAAAATCGCCTTTCACGGATCGAAAAAGCACTACCAAGCTTTGTTGAATGCGTACAATCTTGGCAAGCTGAATTTCAGGCTTCCTATCAGAACACTTGTTTAATTGGCTTTTCCCAAGGCGCCATTATGTCATTGTCCTCAAGTCAGCTTTCCTCATCTAGTCTGGCCTCAAGGATTATTTCGTTATCTGGACGCTTTGCCACATTACCGCAAATTGCTCCTAAGGAGACTCAAATTATCTTTTTCCACGGTGAAAATGACGAAATTATTAATATAGAATTTGCGAAAAATGCCTATCATGCACTGGTTGCTTTAGGGGCAGATACCGAATTACACACTATTCCCCAATTAGGCCATGCCATTACTCAAGCAGAGGCTGATAAGTTACTGTCTTTGTTGAAACAAAATTAA
- a CDS encoding ATP-binding cassette domain-containing protein: MSESILHMDNIEKHFGNVIALNGVSFDVRPGECHCLLGDNGAGKSTFIKTMSGVYRPSQGQIFMGGKPVEFGSPRDAMAAGIACVYQDLAMIPLMSVARNFFMGREPTKGQFLWKRYDTELADEITMTEMKKMGINLRSADQAVGTLSGGERQTVAIARAVYFGAKVLILDEPTSALGVRQTSNVLATIDKVRKQGVGVVFISHNVRHALAVGDRFTVLNRGKTLGTAARGEITSEELQDLMAGGQELAQLEGSLEGTI, encoded by the coding sequence ATGTCTGAATCAATTCTTCATATGGATAATATTGAAAAGCACTTTGGTAATGTCATCGCGTTGAATGGCGTGAGTTTTGATGTACGACCTGGTGAGTGTCATTGTTTATTGGGTGATAACGGCGCGGGTAAATCTACTTTTATCAAAACCATGTCTGGTGTATATCGCCCAAGCCAAGGACAAATTTTCATGGGTGGAAAACCCGTAGAGTTTGGTAGTCCTCGTGATGCTATGGCGGCTGGTATCGCTTGTGTATACCAAGATTTGGCCATGATTCCGCTTATGTCGGTAGCGCGTAATTTCTTTATGGGACGTGAGCCAACCAAAGGTCAGTTCCTATGGAAACGTTATGATACCGAGTTGGCTGATGAAATCACCATGACGGAAATGAAAAAAATGGGCATTAACTTGCGCAGTGCTGATCAGGCAGTGGGCACCTTGTCTGGCGGTGAGCGCCAAACAGTTGCCATTGCTCGTGCTGTGTATTTCGGTGCTAAAGTGTTGATTCTAGATGAACCAACTTCTGCATTGGGGGTACGTCAAACCTCAAATGTATTAGCAACCATAGACAAGGTGCGCAAGCAGGGCGTGGGTGTGGTATTCATTAGCCACAACGTTCGACATGCATTGGCTGTAGGGGATCGTTTTACCGTCTTGAATCGAGGTAAAACTTTAGGTACAGCTGCAAGAGGTGAAATCACTTCTGAGGAACTTCAAGATTTGATGGCTGGTGGTCAAGAGCTGGCTCAGTTAGAAGGGTCTTTAGAAGGCACCATTTAA
- a CDS encoding ABC transporter permease, translating to MSLENDSTVDERLKEESRVARLMKRPELGAVAGALLVAIFFMFTADGSMFTLSGIMNILSPAAQLGILAIAAALLMIGGEFDLSIGSMVAFAGLVFGFCVVNVDLPLILAIPVTLAFCAGVGAINGQIVLRTGLPSFIVTLAFLFILRGLSLVGLKAATGGSTQLRGVRDAVAGDPLVPFFSGDAFQGFFQWAASMGWIDSFRSGLPKVPGIPVEIIWFLVLAGVATYVLLKTPAGNWIFAAGGDKTAASNSGVPVRKVKIALFMLTASCAALLAITQVLDAGSTDARRGFMKEFEAIIAAVIGGCLLTGGYGSAIGAFFGSIIFGMVVIGLTYTNIDQDWFQVFLGSMLLLAVIFNNAIRKRVTGER from the coding sequence ATGTCACTAGAGAATGACTCGACAGTTGATGAACGATTAAAGGAAGAAAGCCGCGTAGCTCGTCTAATGAAACGACCAGAGCTTGGAGCCGTGGCAGGAGCTTTACTTGTTGCAATCTTTTTTATGTTTACCGCTGATGGCTCAATGTTTACCTTATCTGGAATCATGAACATCCTATCGCCAGCAGCACAATTAGGTATTTTGGCAATTGCTGCAGCATTATTGATGATAGGTGGTGAGTTTGACCTTTCTATCGGCTCTATGGTGGCATTTGCGGGTTTAGTATTTGGCTTTTGTGTTGTCAATGTTGATCTTCCTTTGATCCTAGCCATCCCTGTTACTTTGGCTTTCTGTGCTGGTGTAGGCGCAATAAATGGACAAATTGTTCTCAGAACTGGCTTACCATCTTTTATCGTGACACTGGCATTTTTATTTATCTTACGTGGCTTGTCATTAGTTGGCTTAAAGGCAGCGACTGGTGGTTCAACTCAGCTGCGTGGTGTACGAGATGCCGTTGCAGGTGATCCGTTGGTGCCTTTCTTTAGTGGCGATGCTTTCCAAGGTTTCTTTCAATGGGCCGCTTCAATGGGATGGATTGACTCCTTCCGTAGTGGGTTGCCAAAGGTACCAGGTATCCCTGTAGAAATCATTTGGTTCTTGGTCTTGGCCGGAGTCGCAACCTATGTATTGTTGAAAACACCTGCTGGTAACTGGATTTTTGCTGCGGGTGGGGATAAAACTGCTGCATCTAATTCTGGTGTTCCAGTACGTAAAGTGAAAATTGCTTTGTTTATGTTAACGGCTTCGTGTGCGGCTCTGCTGGCGATCACGCAAGTTCTGGATGCCGGCAGTACTGATGCTCGTCGTGGTTTTATGAAGGAATTTGAAGCCATTATCGCGGCGGTAATAGGTGGCTGTTTGCTTACTGGTGGTTATGGTTCTGCGATTGGCGCTTTCTTCGGATCTATCATCTTCGGTATGGTGGTTATCGGTCTGACCTACACTAATATCGATCAGGATTGGTTCCAAGTTTTCCTCGGGTCAATGTTGTTGTTGGCAGTTATTTTTAATAACGCTATTCGTAAACGTGTGACAGGGGAGCGCTAA
- a CDS encoding sugar ABC transporter substrate-binding protein translates to MKKIIKGLLATSAGLCSSIALSANIIVVTHGQANDPFWSVVKNGVELAAEHTGADVDYRAPETFDMVAMAQLIDAAVNQEPDGLVVSIPDADALGPSIRRAVNAGIPVISINAGSDVSKALGALLHVGQEEYDAGKAAGEKLKAMGGKKGLCVNQEVGNVSLDQRCAGFTEGFGGNVGILPTTNDPAEIESKVRAALDSNPDVDTIMALGAATAGEPTVAAVKSLGLSGDVRVATFDLSADFLKAIVDGDASFAIDQQQFLQGYMSVNFLALNAAYGLIPGGNVPSGPNLITAEKAAQVIDLSAKGIR, encoded by the coding sequence ATGAAAAAAATAATAAAAGGTCTATTGGCTACTTCAGCTGGGTTATGTTCCAGTATTGCTTTATCAGCCAACATCATTGTGGTTACACATGGACAAGCAAACGATCCGTTTTGGTCTGTGGTGAAAAACGGTGTGGAATTGGCTGCAGAACACACTGGTGCAGACGTTGATTATCGTGCCCCAGAGACTTTTGATATGGTCGCAATGGCACAGCTAATTGATGCAGCAGTGAACCAAGAGCCAGACGGTTTGGTGGTATCGATTCCTGACGCGGATGCATTAGGACCATCTATTCGTCGTGCGGTGAATGCAGGCATTCCTGTTATTTCTATTAACGCAGGTTCTGACGTGTCTAAAGCTCTTGGCGCCTTATTACACGTAGGTCAAGAAGAATACGACGCAGGTAAAGCTGCGGGCGAAAAGCTCAAAGCAATGGGCGGTAAAAAAGGTCTTTGTGTTAACCAAGAAGTGGGTAACGTATCTCTAGACCAACGCTGTGCGGGTTTCACAGAAGGTTTTGGTGGTAACGTTGGTATCCTACCTACAACCAATGATCCAGCAGAAATTGAATCTAAAGTTCGTGCGGCATTGGACTCTAATCCAGACGTAGACACTATTATGGCTCTGGGTGCTGCTACCGCTGGTGAGCCTACGGTTGCTGCGGTGAAATCTCTTGGCCTATCTGGCGATGTGAGAGTTGCTACATTTGACCTATCTGCAGACTTCTTAAAAGCCATTGTTGACGGTGATGCATCCTTTGCTATCGACCAACAGCAATTCTTGCAAGGTTACATGTCTGTTAATTTCTTAGCACTTAATGCTGCTTACGGTTTGATTCCAGGTGGTAACGTACCTTCTGGTCCAAACTTGATTACAGCGGAAAAAGCTGCACAAGTAATTGACCTATCTGCGAAAGGTATTCGCTAA
- a CDS encoding carotenoid oxygenase family protein, with product MQDTNHDNAEDQVTPWDSAERLFRVEMNVTDCEVEGEIPSDLEGCFHRIGPDPQYRLHPNTIPFDGDGHASVFRIKNGRVNFRSRFVRTDRYLAQEKAGRILFPIYRNPYEDDPSVLGMSRSTANTHIVPYKNMMLALKEDSPPSALDPFTLETIDANYNFDGQLKGQTFTAHPKFDSHTGNLVGFGYEADGHGSDAVQIYEFSRSGQLVWNVKINVPYVSLLHDFAVTENFIAFFLQPVMFDEEQMRNGGVHWAWDSSQPTYVGCIRRGGDGSDLKWVKGPTRGMYHIMGAFDDKERVYIDAPVSMGNQLPFMPQKGGEWNLNDSKTILTRTSMDMSGPSPKSFEMETLAQVGGELPRQDDRYNTVPYRYGFQASSAPDAENTWQFTQYLRIDHQTGKINRFQADPGVALYECVFAPKSARAGEGEGYIIGVGVNMAKGGETDLLILDAERLEDGPIAKVKLPCQIPAQIHSWWTPEYKLLASE from the coding sequence ATGCAAGATACAAATCATGATAATGCAGAGGACCAAGTAACTCCTTGGGATTCAGCAGAGCGATTATTTCGCGTTGAAATGAACGTGACTGACTGTGAAGTAGAGGGTGAAATACCCTCAGATCTAGAAGGTTGTTTTCACCGTATTGGTCCAGATCCCCAATATCGCTTGCACCCGAATACTATTCCCTTCGACGGTGATGGCCACGCCAGTGTCTTTCGGATTAAAAATGGTCGAGTTAATTTTCGCAGCCGTTTTGTGCGTACGGACCGCTATCTCGCTCAAGAAAAAGCTGGGCGTATTTTGTTTCCGATTTACCGCAACCCTTACGAGGATGATCCAAGCGTTCTTGGCATGAGCCGAAGCACGGCCAACACTCATATTGTCCCTTACAAGAATATGATGTTAGCGCTTAAGGAGGATAGCCCACCGTCGGCGCTAGATCCATTTACGTTAGAAACTATTGACGCCAATTACAACTTTGACGGCCAGTTAAAAGGCCAGACTTTTACTGCGCACCCTAAGTTCGACTCCCATACTGGAAACCTTGTAGGTTTTGGTTACGAGGCTGATGGTCACGGCAGTGATGCGGTTCAAATTTACGAGTTCTCACGCTCCGGTCAACTGGTTTGGAACGTGAAGATCAATGTACCTTATGTGTCGCTGTTGCACGATTTTGCGGTAACTGAAAACTTCATCGCGTTTTTCCTTCAGCCAGTAATGTTCGATGAAGAACAAATGCGTAACGGTGGCGTGCATTGGGCGTGGGATAGTAGCCAACCCACTTATGTTGGTTGCATTCGTCGCGGTGGTGATGGCTCCGATTTGAAATGGGTTAAAGGCCCGACTCGTGGTATGTACCACATCATGGGTGCGTTCGACGACAAAGAGCGTGTCTACATCGATGCACCTGTATCCATGGGTAACCAGCTGCCATTTATGCCACAAAAAGGTGGTGAGTGGAACCTTAATGATTCCAAAACCATACTTACCCGTACCAGCATGGATATGTCTGGCCCGAGTCCAAAAAGTTTTGAAATGGAGACGCTTGCACAAGTGGGCGGCGAGCTACCGCGTCAAGATGATAGATACAACACTGTGCCTTATCGTTACGGCTTCCAGGCGAGTTCTGCACCAGATGCGGAGAACACTTGGCAGTTCACTCAATACCTGAGAATTGACCATCAAACTGGCAAGATCAATCGTTTCCAAGCAGACCCAGGTGTTGCCCTTTACGAATGCGTGTTCGCGCCGAAGAGTGCCCGCGCTGGAGAAGGTGAGGGTTACATCATTGGTGTTGGTGTCAACATGGCGAAAGGCGGCGAGACGGATTTGCTAATCTTGGACGCCGAGCGCTTAGAAGATGGCCCTATTGCTAAGGTTAAGCTCCCTTGTCAAATTCCAGCCCAGATTCACAGCTGGTGGACGCCCGAGTACAAGTTGCTTGCCAGCGAGTAA
- a CDS encoding LysR family transcriptional regulator, which produces MNLKRLDLGVLVVLDALFKEGSVSQAATRLSISQPSVSYSLKKLREALNDELFVRAGNRMLPTAKALELEEPLRNLLSILQNDIIQESHFNPKIDQRRFIINTGDVGEVAFMPKLLSWISREAPGITIECAYAKTVQLPQALEDREIDLAIGNMAGLDNPNIHRTQLFEHPFVCAVSDSHPFIRDTLNIDLFRQAKHVGLAGEGYSQEIFEAEIIKQAGVRDVVFRTKHFMHLPQIVRGTDLVATLPKIAVAAQQNTSGLRIFTPPFSLTKVPVAMYWHHRYHRDAGLCWLRQLVMELFAEKDPTNDFEISIQE; this is translated from the coding sequence ATGAACTTAAAACGACTTGATTTAGGGGTATTGGTGGTACTGGACGCCCTTTTCAAAGAGGGTAGTGTCAGTCAGGCAGCAACCAGGCTTTCCATCAGCCAACCCAGTGTTAGCTACTCTCTTAAAAAGCTTCGCGAGGCTCTCAATGATGAGCTGTTTGTGCGTGCGGGTAACCGCATGTTGCCCACGGCCAAGGCGCTAGAGTTGGAAGAGCCCTTACGAAATCTGCTGTCTATTCTGCAGAACGACATCATCCAAGAGAGCCACTTTAACCCCAAAATCGACCAACGCCGGTTTATCATCAACACTGGCGACGTGGGCGAAGTCGCTTTTATGCCGAAGTTACTGAGCTGGATAAGCCGAGAAGCACCGGGAATCACCATTGAGTGTGCATACGCAAAAACCGTGCAGCTGCCTCAAGCTCTAGAAGATAGGGAAATAGACCTCGCCATCGGTAATATGGCTGGGCTAGATAACCCTAATATTCATCGAACCCAACTGTTTGAGCACCCATTTGTATGCGCTGTAAGTGACTCTCACCCCTTTATTCGTGATACGCTAAACATAGACCTGTTTCGGCAAGCTAAGCATGTAGGCCTTGCTGGGGAAGGCTATAGCCAAGAGATCTTCGAAGCGGAAATCATTAAGCAAGCTGGCGTCAGAGACGTGGTATTTCGCACCAAACACTTTATGCATTTACCGCAAATCGTGCGGGGCACCGATCTAGTAGCCACTCTGCCTAAAATTGCTGTTGCGGCACAGCAAAACACCTCTGGTTTGCGCATCTTTACCCCCCCTTTCTCTCTCACCAAGGTGCCCGTCGCCATGTACTGGCACCATCGCTACCATAGGGATGCAGGGCTTTGTTGGTTACGCCAACTGGTTATGGAATTATTCGCGGAAAAAGATCCAACCAACGATTTTGAAATTTCTATCCAGGAATAA
- a CDS encoding MipA/OmpV family protein encodes MFQHAVNAMIVLGAVATPYAQASFQTTGEAQGWLLGGFINAESIEYRQADDFDLSLQPYIAYEWEHLHLGIDGVFYEFYQAGNLTLTLDASSSSAPYEAKDSKALTGLKRSSTIDLGVSANYVLANHLMTQWYWQGEYVRDISGTHHGDSLSTGLGFHKNYARYMIDVSFGISKASSELNQYLYGIETKEVREDRPEYKAKSSFQPYIGIDMHYELSDSSVLVTQLSLEYLSDEVKNSPIVDKSIQTSFLFGWIRFF; translated from the coding sequence ATGTTTCAGCACGCAGTGAATGCAATGATCGTTTTGGGGGCAGTGGCGACACCATATGCGCAAGCCAGTTTTCAAACTACGGGAGAAGCACAAGGTTGGTTGTTAGGTGGCTTCATCAATGCGGAGTCGATTGAATATCGACAAGCGGATGATTTTGACTTATCGCTGCAACCCTACATCGCTTACGAGTGGGAGCATCTACATCTGGGGATAGATGGCGTATTTTACGAATTTTACCAAGCGGGTAATTTGACCTTAACGCTAGATGCAAGCTCGAGCTCAGCGCCTTATGAAGCAAAAGATTCCAAGGCATTAACAGGGTTAAAACGATCTTCTACGATTGATTTAGGAGTATCGGCTAATTATGTATTGGCCAATCACTTGATGACACAATGGTATTGGCAGGGAGAATATGTGAGAGACATATCGGGGACTCATCATGGCGACTCTTTATCGACTGGGTTGGGCTTTCACAAAAACTATGCTCGATACATGATTGATGTCAGTTTTGGGATTAGTAAAGCTAGTTCAGAGTTAAATCAATACCTATATGGGATTGAAACGAAAGAAGTGCGAGAAGATCGTCCCGAATACAAAGCAAAATCCAGTTTCCAACCTTATATCGGGATCGACATGCATTATGAGTTGAGTGATAGTAGTGTGCTGGTGACACAATTGAGTTTGGAGTATCTCTCTGATGAAGTTAAAAACAGTCCCATTGTTGATAAAAGCATACAAACAAGCTTTCTGTTTGGTTGGATAAGATTTTTCTAA
- a CDS encoding AraC family transcriptional regulator has product MNTVDTIEAIFASAVLGQCLLTISLLIVKKDPLHIYAPLIVFFTAIFINSLSTTIDILPFDASSFLIKYTSTVFGFICLLLLFPFLWFYIRNITSPVLIEWRKQDIYHLIPFIIGLGVATLLLSLPVNMMAMLFDENAEGPVTWLLEFAAWSLYLLMILWAIQCLCYFTVFVRHLVRHKQQLKHYFSSTEDRELMWIYVVSVLMITTLMVSWVGMFTDYIDQFEYLVDILVLCFVFTLSHWSLRQGSFMQETAFADLNATEESAGMSSIKSPAKYEKSALTEAHIDRIEQNIHKVMQEQQLYLNPNLSLSDLSKAVAEPANYVSQTLNGRLGDTFFDFINALRIKEALKLIGQEEKTVLDIAYEVGFNSRSSFYKAFKRETGLTPTAYKQSLQPS; this is encoded by the coding sequence ATGAATACAGTGGATACGATTGAAGCCATTTTTGCTTCTGCGGTATTAGGACAATGCTTATTAACCATCAGCTTATTAATCGTTAAGAAAGACCCTCTGCACATTTATGCGCCATTAATTGTGTTCTTTACAGCCATTTTCATTAATAGCCTTTCCACCACAATCGACATACTTCCATTCGACGCATCGAGTTTTCTGATTAAATACACCAGCACTGTATTTGGTTTTATCTGTTTGCTGCTCTTATTTCCTTTTCTTTGGTTTTATATCCGTAACATTACCAGTCCAGTTCTAATAGAATGGCGCAAACAAGACATCTATCATCTCATACCTTTTATCATAGGTTTGGGCGTTGCCACTTTACTCTTGTCTTTACCTGTTAATATGATGGCCATGCTCTTCGATGAAAATGCAGAGGGTCCTGTGACTTGGTTGTTAGAGTTCGCGGCATGGTCTTTGTATCTTTTGATGATTTTATGGGCGATACAATGTCTGTGTTATTTCACTGTGTTTGTACGTCATTTAGTACGCCATAAACAGCAACTTAAACATTATTTTTCCAGTACTGAAGACAGAGAACTGATGTGGATTTACGTGGTGAGTGTACTCATGATTACCACTCTAATGGTTTCTTGGGTAGGCATGTTTACTGACTATATTGATCAATTTGAATATTTAGTAGACATCTTGGTTCTATGTTTTGTTTTTACCCTATCTCATTGGAGTTTACGGCAAGGCAGCTTTATGCAAGAAACAGCATTTGCCGATCTTAACGCAACAGAAGAATCAGCAGGCATGTCGTCTATCAAAAGTCCTGCTAAATATGAAAAATCCGCACTCACCGAAGCTCATATTGATCGTATCGAACAAAACATTCATAAAGTCATGCAAGAGCAGCAATTGTATTTGAATCCTAACCTTTCATTATCCGATCTTTCTAAAGCGGTAGCAGAGCCTGCCAATTACGTTTCTCAGACCTTAAATGGTCGCCTTGGCGATACCTTTTTCGACTTTATCAATGCATTGCGTATTAAAGAGGCTCTTAAACTGATCGGACAAGAAGAGAAAACCGTTTTAGACATTGCATACGAAGTAGGCTTTAACTCACGGTCTTCTTTCTATAAAGCCTTTAAAAGAGAAACTGGGCTAACACCAACAGCCTATAAGCAGAGCCTTCAGCCTTCTTGA
- a CDS encoding DUF1852 domain-containing protein: protein MHTKFSFSINTLKFDEDYQPSANTRITTNFANLARGRHRQSNLRNALKMINNRFNALAHWDNPKSERYHIELNIVSVNINVEAKQQSFPSIEILQTWILDRDTQQRIPGVVGNNFSSYVRDYDFSVLLPSHNKDKESFSVPEGFGELHGKLFQHFIRSSSYQQAFNKPPIICLSVSDNKTYRRTENEHPVLGFEYRPNDSSLTEKYFQKMGLKVRYFMPPNSVAPLAFYYFGDLLNDYTNLELISTISTMETFQKIYRPEIYNANTVAGHYYQPNLQNSDHSLTHIVYDRKERSHLAVQQGKFAEENFIKPYQAILQQWSDNYAVSSRQ, encoded by the coding sequence ATGCACACAAAATTTAGCTTCAGCATCAACACACTGAAATTTGATGAAGACTATCAGCCATCAGCAAACACTCGTATCACGACTAACTTTGCCAACCTTGCGAGAGGTCGGCACCGACAAAGTAATTTACGTAATGCCTTAAAGATGATTAACAATCGTTTTAATGCATTAGCCCATTGGGATAACCCCAAAAGCGAGCGTTATCATATTGAATTGAATATCGTATCCGTCAATATAAATGTGGAAGCCAAGCAACAAAGCTTCCCAAGTATCGAAATCTTACAAACCTGGATTCTAGACAGGGACACCCAACAACGTATTCCTGGCGTAGTGGGCAATAACTTTTCTTCTTATGTACGAGATTATGATTTTAGCGTGCTATTGCCGAGTCATAATAAAGATAAAGAATCGTTCAGCGTGCCAGAAGGCTTTGGCGAACTGCATGGCAAACTCTTCCAACATTTTATTCGCTCCTCAAGCTACCAGCAGGCATTCAATAAGCCGCCCATTATTTGTTTGAGCGTTTCGGACAACAAAACTTACCGTAGAACAGAAAACGAACACCCTGTCTTAGGCTTTGAATATCGGCCCAATGACTCATCCTTGACAGAAAAGTACTTTCAAAAAATGGGTTTAAAGGTTCGCTACTTTATGCCACCAAACAGTGTTGCACCTTTGGCATTTTATTACTTTGGTGACTTGCTGAATGATTACACCAATCTTGAACTAATCAGCACCATTAGCACCATGGAAACCTTCCAGAAAATCTATCGACCTGAGATTTACAACGCCAACACAGTGGCTGGTCATTATTACCAACCCAATTTGCAAAACTCAGATCATTCACTCACACACATTGTGTATGACAGAAAAGAACGCAGTCATCTTGCCGTACAGCAAGGCAAGTTTGCCGAAGAAAACTTCATTAAACCCTATCAAGCGATATTGCAGCAGTGGTCAGATAATTATGCTGTTTCATCACGTCAATAA